The following proteins are encoded in a genomic region of Oncorhynchus kisutch isolate 150728-3 linkage group LG6, Okis_V2, whole genome shotgun sequence:
- the LOC109893143 gene encoding apoptosis regulator BAX isoform X2 yields MQEQLDEVPSDVPVVVSTKTQEVESDQEQKIVSQLAMMIRTIGDAVKKDGKLDDAIDGMVGKMTSQTSYWKLVEKVFEDSQITWERIAVLFYVAGRIAVKVVIANIPQLVKDILKWTLEYFRSKLLDWIQKHGGWINSFTELARVQVEKMSPMSTWSSAFILVFLGGVILGSVITWKLARRT; encoded by the exons ATGCAGGAGCAGCTGGATGAGGTGCCATCAGACGTTCCGGTAGTGGTCTCCACAAAAACCCAGGAGGTGGAGAGTGATCAGGAGCAGAAGATTGTGTCACAGCTAGCTATGATGATACGGACCATCGGAGACGCCGTCAAGAAGGACGGGAAGCTGGACGA TGCGATAGATGGAATGGTGGGGAAAATGACCAGCCAGACCAGCTACTGGAAGTTGGTAGAAAAGGTATTTGAGGACAGTCAAATCACCTGGGAGAGAATTGCTGTGCTGTTTTACGTAGCAGGGAGGATAGCCGTCAAG GTGGTGATTGCTAATATCCCCCAGTTAGTGAAGGACATTCTGAAGTGGACTCTGGAGTACTTCAGAAGCAAATTACTGGATTGGATCCAGAAACATGGAGGATGG ATTAACAGTTTTACTGAGCTGGCGCGTGTGCAGGTGGAGAAGATGTCCCCTATGAGCACCTGGTCCTCAGCGTTCATCCTGGTCTTCCTCGGAGGTGTCATACTGGGTAGTGTTATCACCTGGAAACTGGCCAGGaggacctga
- the LOC109893143 gene encoding apoptosis regulator BAX isoform X1 encodes MACAETSDYRVGEVLLNRVMQEQLDEVPSDVPVVVSTKTQEVESDQEQKIVSQLAMMIRTIGDAVKKDGKLDDAIDGMVGKMTSQTSYWKLVEKVFEDSQITWERIAVLFYVAGRIAVKVVIANIPQLVKDILKWTLEYFRSKLLDWIQKHGGWINSFTELARVQVEKMSPMSTWSSAFILVFLGGVILGSVITWKLARRT; translated from the exons ATGGCGTGTGCAGAGACATCAG ATTACAGAGTAGGAGAGGTCCTGCTGAATAG AGTGATGCAGGAGCAGCTGGATGAGGTGCCATCAGACGTTCCGGTAGTGGTCTCCACAAAAACCCAGGAGGTGGAGAGTGATCAGGAGCAGAAGATTGTGTCACAGCTAGCTATGATGATACGGACCATCGGAGACGCCGTCAAGAAGGACGGGAAGCTGGACGA TGCGATAGATGGAATGGTGGGGAAAATGACCAGCCAGACCAGCTACTGGAAGTTGGTAGAAAAGGTATTTGAGGACAGTCAAATCACCTGGGAGAGAATTGCTGTGCTGTTTTACGTAGCAGGGAGGATAGCCGTCAAG GTGGTGATTGCTAATATCCCCCAGTTAGTGAAGGACATTCTGAAGTGGACTCTGGAGTACTTCAGAAGCAAATTACTGGATTGGATCCAGAAACATGGAGGATGG ATTAACAGTTTTACTGAGCTGGCGCGTGTGCAGGTGGAGAAGATGTCCCCTATGAGCACCTGGTCCTCAGCGTTCATCCTGGTCTTCCTCGGAGGTGTCATACTGGGTAGTGTTATCACCTGGAAACTGGCCAGGaggacctga